One Takifugu rubripes chromosome 19, fTakRub1.2, whole genome shotgun sequence genomic window carries:
- the nucks1a gene encoding nuclear ubiquitous casein and cyclin-dependent kinase substrate 1a, whose product MSRPVRNRKVVNYSQFNESDADEEYGDSEPKKVRTAPREPKHKRSKNSQDDSEESDDKLSKSKNDSADDFGSDEEDNDFGEEEDEDGGSDYDDKRGKKSKKAKPEKPAKRGPKRKRAADDSDDEREVSRKRTVRQAASKAVSKQREILLGDGGSEDEEQEDQEEPYMDPDESGSDEDFMVEDDDDSDYGQSKKRGKKVIRRGRPDKKERKSPKPRLKATVTPSPMKGKGKGRPSTKALEKSSPKEEEEEDPESPLEEEEEEEAEKKETSPAPKTTKEAAGGDEEEEDEEEEDGSEEEAPSGED is encoded by the exons ATGTCAAGACCAGTGAG gaaCAGGAAAGTGGTGAACTATTCACAATTCAATGAGTCTGATGCAG ATGAGGAGTACGGTGACAGTGAGCCCAAGAAGGTGCGCACGGCCCCTCGTGAGCCCAAACACAAGCGCTCAAAGAACTCGCAGGATGACAG CGAGGAGTCTGACGACAAGCTGTCCAAGTCCAAAAATGATTCAGCAG ATGACTTTGGCAGCGACGAGGAGGACAATGACttcggagaggaagaggatgaagacggAGGGAGTGACTACGATGATAAACGAGGGAAGAAGTCAAAGAAAGCCAAGCCAGAAAAGCCCGCCAAGAGGGGCCCAAAGAGGAAACGGGCTGCAG ATGACAGCGACGATGAGAGGGAAGTAAGTCGAAAGCGCACGGTGCGCCAGGCCGCCTCCAAGGCCGTGTCCAAACAGAGGGAGATCCTGCTGGGTGACGGCGGCAGCGAGGACGAGGAGCAGgaagaccaggaggaacccTACATGGACC CTGATGAGTCTGGCAGCGACGAGGACTTCATGGTGGAGGACGACGATGACAGCGATTACGGCCAGTCGAAGAAGAGGGGCAAGAAGGTGATTCGACGAGGACGGCCAgacaagaaagagaggaaaagccCCAAACCCCGACTAaaggccacag TCACCCCCAGTCCAATGAAAGGAAAAGGCAAAGGGCGTCCCAGCACCAAGGCCCTGGAGAAGAGCTCacccaaagaggaggaggaagaggatccCGAGAGCcccctggaggaagaggaggaggaggaagctgagaaGAAAGAGACCTCCCCTGCCCCCAAGACGACaaaggaggctgcaggaggtgacgaggaggaggaagacgaagaggaggaggacggctcAGAAGAAGAGGCACCCTCTGGAGAAGACT